One genomic segment of Theobroma cacao cultivar B97-61/B2 chromosome 6, Criollo_cocoa_genome_V2, whole genome shotgun sequence includes these proteins:
- the LOC18595733 gene encoding uncharacterized protein LOC18595733 yields the protein MGSPLSMGTHPLAKKESSASKTRETHLTIAMKNGSMPRSYQNSAIPEANVHNNFTDNRAMRSNVSDKKPVAAPNKLEKKPSVDINESAEAFIKKFRHQLLLQRLESIENYEQMLARGL from the coding sequence ATGGGAAGCCCTCTTAGCATGGGAACCCATCCTCTTGCCAAGAAAGAGAGCTCTGCAAGCAAAACAAGAGAAACCCACCTCACGATTGCAATGAAGAACGGCTCCATGCCTCGTTCATACCAAAACTCCGCAATTCCTGAAGCCAATGTTCATAATAACTTCACAGATAATAGAGCCATGAGGTCCAATGTCAGTGATAAGAAGCCGGTTGCAGCCCCAAACAAGCTAGAGAAAAAGCCATCAGTGGACATTAATGAAAGTGCTGAGGCATTCATCAAGAAGTTCAGGCACCAACTTTTGCTCCAGAGGCTTGAATCCATCGAGAATTATGAGCAAATGTTGGCTAGAGGGCTCTGA